Proteins encoded in a region of the Haloarcula litorea genome:
- a CDS encoding ABC transporter ATP-binding protein, with translation MTRLELDSVTKVFGDPDQDGVVAVDDLSIDVPDGDFLVLLGPSGCGKTTTLRMIGGLENPTDGEVKFDGTVVNDIKARNRDVAMVFQDFALYPHMTVGENLGFGLRREDNDMSDEQIETRVTEVAEMLEIEELVNNKPAQLSGGQKQRVALGRAIIREPRLFLFDEPLANLDASLRKTMRTEIDELQSEVGITSAYVTHNQEEALTIADRIAILDEGQLQQLGTPDEVFNEPANLFVAQFVGSPDMNLFDGTVSERDDAYRIEMDAVDFEIPKRLVDAEIETDDVLVGFRPQDLYQGANRPRDGPDIEADVRVVEPVGTEAIVHGSSFLGDVTAKVGDFHGIGSGDQLTVSIAPEHVYLFDATTEELLKGRLVTEREEGAVSTDGVEA, from the coding sequence CTCGTGTTGCTCGGTCCGTCGGGGTGCGGGAAGACGACCACCCTCCGGATGATCGGCGGGCTGGAGAACCCCACCGACGGCGAGGTCAAGTTCGACGGGACCGTCGTCAACGACATCAAGGCCCGCAACCGCGACGTGGCGATGGTGTTCCAGGACTTCGCGCTGTACCCGCACATGACCGTCGGCGAGAACCTCGGCTTCGGGCTCCGGCGCGAGGACAACGATATGAGCGACGAGCAGATCGAGACGCGGGTCACCGAGGTCGCGGAGATGCTCGAGATCGAGGAGCTGGTGAACAACAAGCCCGCCCAGCTCTCGGGCGGGCAGAAACAGCGGGTGGCGCTGGGGCGGGCCATCATCCGCGAACCGCGGCTGTTCCTGTTCGACGAGCCGCTGGCGAACCTGGACGCGTCGCTGCGGAAGACGATGCGGACGGAGATCGACGAGCTCCAGTCCGAGGTCGGCATCACCTCGGCGTACGTCACCCACAATCAGGAGGAGGCCCTGACCATCGCCGACCGGATCGCGATCCTGGACGAGGGCCAGCTCCAGCAGCTCGGCACGCCGGACGAGGTGTTCAACGAGCCCGCGAACCTCTTCGTCGCGCAGTTCGTCGGCAGCCCCGACATGAACCTCTTCGACGGGACGGTGAGCGAACGCGACGACGCGTACCGGATCGAGATGGACGCCGTCGACTTCGAGATCCCCAAGCGGCTCGTCGACGCCGAGATCGAGACCGACGACGTGCTGGTGGGCTTCCGGCCACAGGACCTCTACCAGGGGGCGAATCGCCCGCGCGACGGCCCCGACATCGAGGCGGACGTCCGCGTCGTCGAGCCGGTCGGGACCGAGGCCATCGTCCACGGGTCGTCGTTCCTCGGCGACGTGACGGCGAAGGTCGGCGACTTCCACGGCATCGGCTCCGGCGACCAGCTGACGGTCTCGATCGCCCCCGAACACGTGTACCTCTTCGACGCGACGACGGAGGAGCTCCTGAAGGGGCGGCTCGTCACCGAGCGCGAGGAGGGCGCGGTGTCGACCGACGGCGTCGAAGCCTGA
- a CDS encoding zinc-dependent alcohol dehydrogenase, which translates to MKAIVQTGPRSVETQERDRPAVATDEVLVRVHTAGLCGSDAHAYKYDGGYEWIPIPRIMGHEYSGEVVTAGSAVDGFTEGDKVIEEPIHDCGHCFQCKNGQPNVCQNFSITGMHRDGAYAEYVTVNPEHLHTVPSDVPLRHAAITEPTSIATRAVLEQSTTTPGDNVLVEGPGPIGVLVAAVADSLGANVVVSGLEQDARYRLPLLDDLGIETLNVQTDDLTARTEELTDGIGFDVVFDSTGHHTGVGTAVEHVRKGGQVVVVGIPNEASEVTLTSAVRGEVDINTSYGSTWTNFEQALRLMERGEIAVDEILDTSFSTDDPAEAFDAFLDSETCKPVFEFSG; encoded by the coding sequence ATGAAAGCAATAGTCCAGACGGGCCCCCGCTCCGTGGAGACACAGGAGCGTGACCGGCCCGCAGTCGCGACCGACGAAGTGCTCGTGCGGGTCCACACGGCTGGCCTGTGTGGCAGCGACGCGCACGCCTACAAGTACGACGGTGGATACGAGTGGATCCCGATTCCCCGGATCATGGGCCACGAGTACTCCGGGGAAGTGGTCACGGCCGGCTCCGCCGTCGACGGGTTCACCGAGGGCGACAAGGTCATCGAGGAGCCGATCCACGACTGCGGCCACTGCTTCCAGTGCAAGAACGGCCAGCCGAACGTCTGTCAGAACTTCTCCATCACCGGGATGCACCGGGACGGTGCCTACGCGGAGTACGTGACGGTCAACCCCGAACACCTCCACACCGTCCCCTCGGACGTCCCGCTCCGGCACGCGGCGATCACCGAGCCGACCAGCATCGCCACGCGGGCGGTGCTGGAGCAGTCGACCACGACGCCCGGCGACAACGTCCTCGTCGAGGGACCGGGACCGATCGGCGTACTGGTCGCCGCGGTCGCCGACTCGCTGGGGGCCAACGTCGTGGTATCGGGCCTCGAACAGGACGCCCGGTACCGGCTCCCGCTGCTGGACGACCTCGGCATCGAGACGCTGAACGTCCAGACGGACGACCTGACGGCCCGAACGGAGGAGCTCACCGACGGCATCGGGTTCGACGTGGTGTTCGACTCGACCGGCCACCACACCGGCGTCGGCACGGCCGTCGAACACGTCCGGAAGGGCGGGCAGGTCGTGGTCGTCGGGATCCCGAACGAGGCCAGCGAGGTGACGCTCACGTCGGCGGTCCGGGGCGAGGTCGACATCAACACGTCGTACGGCTCGACGTGGACGAACTTCGAGCAGGCGCTGCGACTGATGGAGCGCGGCGAGATCGCGGTCGACGAGATCCTGGACACCTCCTTCAGCACCGACGACCCCGCCGAGGCGTTCGACGCCTTCCTCGACTCGGAGACCTGCAAGCCGGTGTTCGAGTTCTCCGGGTGA
- the rhcD gene encoding L-rhamnonate dehydratase (part of the rhamnose catabolism pathway), which yields MEITDISATKISNDSWGEFIEFPLVTIMSKYDEYRNVDGENPQARRKWMGPVGDVVVEVETDAGITGVGVGNWGTGAIATVVEETLSKIVVGEDPMRREHLWEQMYRATLPFGRKGVAVMAISAVDQALWDIAGKDADKPVYELLGGPTTEEIPAYASNLHPVDLEKLEREAVQYAEAGFDAMKLRFLHGPEAGRQGMEKNEEIVETVRDAVGHEIEIAGDAYMGWSVKYAKKMTQRLAKYDIAWVEEPVIADDVQGYAEVREAAPMPISGGEHEFTRWGHERLLEEEAVDILQPDVGRVGGITEMKKVADMAEVHDVPVIPHAGTNPTLHAIAGHTNMPMAEYFPTPEWFQERREERESTYADAVFQNPPSPENGSIPLPDDPGVSTALNREAVEHFAVE from the coding sequence ATGGAGATCACAGACATCTCAGCGACCAAGATCAGCAACGACTCGTGGGGCGAGTTCATCGAGTTCCCCCTCGTCACGATTATGTCGAAGTACGACGAGTACCGCAACGTCGACGGCGAGAACCCGCAGGCCCGCCGGAAGTGGATGGGGCCGGTCGGCGACGTCGTCGTCGAAGTCGAGACCGACGCCGGCATCACCGGCGTCGGCGTCGGTAACTGGGGCACCGGGGCCATCGCCACCGTCGTCGAGGAGACCCTCTCGAAGATCGTCGTCGGCGAGGACCCGATGCGACGCGAGCACCTCTGGGAGCAGATGTACCGCGCGACGCTCCCGTTCGGACGGAAAGGCGTCGCCGTCATGGCGATCAGCGCCGTCGATCAGGCGCTGTGGGACATCGCCGGCAAGGACGCCGACAAGCCGGTGTACGAGCTGCTGGGCGGCCCCACCACCGAGGAGATCCCCGCGTACGCGTCGAACCTCCACCCCGTCGACTTAGAGAAGCTCGAACGCGAGGCCGTCCAGTACGCCGAGGCGGGCTTCGACGCGATGAAACTCCGCTTCCTCCACGGCCCCGAGGCCGGGCGGCAGGGGATGGAGAAAAACGAGGAGATCGTCGAGACGGTGCGAGACGCCGTCGGCCACGAGATCGAGATCGCGGGCGACGCCTACATGGGCTGGTCGGTGAAGTACGCGAAGAAGATGACCCAGCGGCTCGCGAAGTACGACATAGCCTGGGTCGAGGAGCCGGTCATCGCCGACGACGTGCAGGGCTACGCGGAGGTGCGCGAGGCCGCGCCGATGCCCATCTCCGGGGGCGAACACGAGTTCACCCGCTGGGGCCACGAGCGCCTCCTCGAGGAGGAGGCCGTCGACATCCTCCAGCCGGACGTCGGCCGCGTCGGCGGCATCACGGAGATGAAGAAGGTCGCCGACATGGCCGAGGTCCACGACGTGCCCGTGATCCCCCACGCCGGGACGAACCCGACGTTGCACGCCATCGCGGGCCACACGAACATGCCGATGGCGGAGTACTTCCCGACGCCCGAGTGGTTCCAGGAGCGACGGGAAGAACGGGAGTCGACCTACGCCGACGCCGTCTTCCAGAACCCGCCCTCGCCCGAGAACGGGTCGATCCCGCTGCCCGACGACCCCGGCGTCAGCACGGCGTTGAACCGCGAGGCGGTCGAACACTTCGCCGTGGAGTGA
- a CDS encoding ABC transporter substrate-binding protein, which translates to MTDTTGQRRTDPRITVLHHFVGEDRSAMEALLDVVRPAVPGARIAERSDAQVRLRAKVDILSGDPPNVFETWPGQNLRPYLDADIVSDITDLWERAGYTDVYFDHAKETVRYDGRYRAIPTNVQRQNNLFYDVELLERAGVDPARLDTPESLRDALEAVEEATDAAGLLLPQKRPWPALDLWDMLVLSHGDAATYEAIFRGSEPARHRDIVDAALDSLAALRAHSPDDALYDGWQAGLGRFAEGDAAFFAMGDWAGGVLKNRDGYEYGSDWGCVPFPGTADTYQVVMDAFLMPSTASETDVTERVLREIGSAEAIAQFTGARGAVPPRSDVPTDRYSPFFRDQLRAYQTATTRVNATRGLGVPPAQRVEILTAIAGFLDAGDTDRATDPIVETLAGGN; encoded by the coding sequence ATGACAGATACGACAGGACAGCGGCGGACCGATCCGCGGATCACAGTCTTGCACCACTTCGTCGGCGAGGACAGGAGCGCGATGGAGGCGCTGTTGGACGTCGTCCGACCCGCTGTCCCCGGCGCGCGGATCGCCGAACGGTCCGACGCCCAGGTGCGTCTTCGAGCGAAAGTCGACATCCTCAGCGGCGACCCGCCGAACGTGTTCGAGACCTGGCCCGGACAGAACCTCCGGCCGTACCTCGACGCCGACATCGTGAGCGACATCACCGATCTCTGGGAGCGCGCCGGGTACACCGACGTCTACTTCGACCACGCGAAGGAGACGGTCCGGTACGACGGCCGGTATCGCGCGATCCCGACGAACGTTCAGCGACAGAACAACCTCTTCTACGACGTCGAGTTACTGGAGCGGGCCGGCGTTGATCCGGCCCGACTCGACACCCCGGAGTCGCTGCGCGACGCACTCGAAGCGGTCGAGGAGGCGACCGACGCGGCGGGACTGCTGCTCCCGCAGAAACGGCCGTGGCCGGCGCTGGATCTGTGGGATATGCTCGTTTTGAGCCACGGCGACGCCGCCACGTACGAGGCGATCTTCCGCGGGTCCGAGCCGGCGCGACACCGCGACATCGTCGACGCCGCACTCGATTCCCTCGCGGCGCTCCGGGCTCACTCTCCCGACGACGCGCTGTACGACGGCTGGCAGGCCGGACTCGGGCGGTTCGCGGAGGGGGACGCTGCCTTCTTCGCGATGGGCGACTGGGCCGGGGGCGTCCTCAAGAACAGGGACGGATACGAGTACGGCTCCGACTGGGGATGCGTTCCGTTCCCGGGGACGGCAGACACGTATCAGGTCGTGATGGACGCGTTTCTGATGCCGTCGACGGCCAGCGAGACGGACGTGACGGAGCGCGTGTTACGCGAGATCGGCTCGGCCGAGGCGATCGCCCAGTTCACCGGAGCGCGCGGCGCAGTCCCCCCTCGGTCCGACGTCCCGACCGATCGGTACTCGCCGTTCTTTCGGGATCAACTGCGCGCGTATCAGACCGCGACGACACGGGTCAACGCGACCCGCGGGCTCGGCGTCCCGCCGGCCCAGCGCGTCGAGATACTGACTGCCATCGCGGGGTTTCTCGACGCCGGCGACACCGACCGTGCCACCGACCCGATCGTCGAGACGCTCGCCGGCGGGAACTGA